The following coding sequences lie in one Sorghum bicolor cultivar BTx623 chromosome 6, Sorghum_bicolor_NCBIv3, whole genome shotgun sequence genomic window:
- the LOC8073682 gene encoding elongator complex protein 3 yields the protein MATAAAAAVAAPEQPRRRKPAPGRGGVALPAGISEEEARVRAIAEIVSAMGELSRRGEDVDLNALKSAACRRYGLARAPKLVEMIAAVPEADRAALLPRLRAKPVRTASGIAVVAVMSKPHRCPHIATTGNICVYCPGGPDSDFEYSTQSYTGYEPTSMRAIRARYNPYVQARSRIDQLKRLGHSVDKVEFILMGGTFMSLPADYRDYFIRNLHDALSGHTSANVEEAICYSEHSAVKCIGMTIETRPDYCLGPHLRQMLSYGCTRLEIGVQSTYEDVARDTNRGHTVAAVADCFCLAKDAGFKVVAHMMPDLPNVGVERDLESFREFFESPAFRADGLKIYPTLVIRGTGLYELWKTGRYRNYPPELLVDIVARILSMVPPWTRVYRVQRDIPMPLVTSGVEKGNLRELALARMEDLGLKCRDVRTREAGIQDIHHKIRPDEVELVRRDYAANEGWETFLSYEDTRQDILIGLLRLRKCGRNVTCPELVGRCSIVRELHVYGTAVPVHGRDVDKLQHQGYGTLLMEEAERIAQKEHRSKKLAVISGVGTRHYYRKLGYELEGPYMVKTLA from the exons ATggcaaccgccgccgccgccgccgtggcggCACCAGAGCAGCCGCGGCGCCGGAAGCCGGCGCCGGGGCGCGGGGGCGTGGCCCTCCCTGCGGGGATCTCGGAGGAGGAGGCTAGGGTGCGGGCCATCGCCGAGATCGTCTCGGCGATGGGGGAGCTCTCGCGGCGCGGGGAGGATGTGGACCTCAACGCGCTCAAGTCCGCCGCGTGCCGGAGATACGGTCTGGCGCGGGCGcccaagctggtggagatgatCGCCGCCGTGCCCGAGGCCGACCGCGCCGCGCTGCTGCCGCGGCTGCGCGCCAAGCCCGTGCGCACGGCGTCGGGTATCGCCGTCGTCGCCGTCATGTCGAAGCCGCACCGTTGCCCCCACATCGCCACCACCGGGAACATCTGCGTCTACTGCCCGGGCGGTCCCGACTCCGACTTCGAGTACAGCACGCAATCCTACACTGGATACGAGCCCACCAGCATGCGTGCCATTCGGGCAAG GTATAATCCATATGTGCAAGCCAGGAGCAGGATAGATCAGCTCAAGAGGCTAGGGCATAGTGTGGATAAG GTCGAGTTCATCTTGATGGGTGGGACTTTCATGTCCTTACCAGCTGATTATCGTGATTATTTCATCAGAAATCTTCATGATGCTTTATCGGGTCACACTTCGGCAAATGTTGAGGAGGCTATTTGTTATTCAGAACATAGTGCTGTCAAATGTATTGGTATGACGATTGAGAC GAGACCTGATTATTGCTTGGGGCCTCATCTGCGCCAGATGCTATCTTATGGTTGTACCCGCTTGGAAATTGGTGTCCAGAGTACATACGAGGATGTTGCCCGTGACACAAACAGAGGACACACAGTGGCTGCTGTTGCTGACTGCTTCTGTTTGGCAAAAGATGCTGGGTTTAAG GTGGTTGCCCACATGATGCCAGATTTACCTAATGTTGGAGTTGAACGAGACTTGGAAAGTTTCAGAGAATTTTTTGAAAGTCCAGCATTCCGGGCTGATGGTCTCAAGATTTATCCAACGCTTGTTATTCGTGGAACTGGTCTTTATGAGCTCTGGAAAACTGGCAG ATATAGAAATTATCCACCTGAGCTGCTGGTGGATATCGTGGCAAGAATTCTATCTATGGTCCCACCATGGACACGAGTGTATCGGGTCCAGAGAGATATTCCTATGCCTCTTGTCACTTCTGGTGTTGAGAAAGGTAACCTTCGTGAGCTTGCTTTGGCTCGAATGGAAGATCTGGGCTTAAAATGCCGAGATGTCAGAACACGTGAGGCAGGGATTCAG GATATCCATCACAAGATCAGGCCAGATGAAGTAGAGCTTGTTAGACGTGACTATGCTGCAAATGAGGGTTGGGAGACGTTCCTTTCTTATGAGGATACACGGCAG GATATCCTGATCGGCCTGTTGCGCTTGCGTAAATGTGGCCGTAATGTTACATGCCCTGAACTTGTAGGGAGGTGTTCAATTGTTCGTGAGCTTCATGTCTATGGAACTGCAGTCCCTGTGCATGGCCGTGACGTAGACAAGCTACAGCACCAG GGGTACGGAACTCTATTAATGGAAGAAGCAGAAAGGATTGCTCAAAAGGAGCACCGTTCAAAGAAATTGGCTGTCATTTCGGGGGTTGGTACTCGCCACTACTACCGCAAGTTGGGTTATGAACTAGAAGGGCCTTATATGGTCAAAACTTTGGCATAA